Proteins from one Mauremys mutica isolate MM-2020 ecotype Southern chromosome 14, ASM2049712v1, whole genome shotgun sequence genomic window:
- the RNF166 gene encoding E3 ubiquitin-protein ligase RNF166 isoform X2, with protein sequence MHAMGMFSSVFCGECLQPCLQVPSPLCPLCRMPFDPKKVEKASNVEKQLSSYKAPCRGCSKKVTLAKMRSHVSSCAKVQEQMANCPKFAPVVPTSQPIPSNIPNRSTFVCPYCGARNLDQQELVKHCMDNHRNDPNKVVCPVCSAMPWGDPSYKSANFLQHLLHRHKFSYDTFVDYNIDEEAALQAALALSLSEN encoded by the exons ATGCATGCAATGGGCATGTTCAGCTCTGT ATTTTGCGGGGAATGTTTGCAACCATGTCTCCAAGTGCCATCTCCTCTTTGCCCACTCTGCCGCATGCCCTTTGACCCCAAAAAGGTGGAGAAGGCCTCCAATGTGGAGAAGCAGTTGTCCTCCTACAAGGCTCCTTGCAGAGGGTGCAGTAAGAAG GTGACCCTAGCGAAGATGAGATCCCACGTTTCATCCTGCGCTAAGGTTCAAGAGCAGATGGCCAACTGCCCAAAGTTCGCTCCTGTGGTCCCAACTTCCCAGCCCATTCCCAG CAATATTCCAAACCGTTCCACTTTTGTCTGCCCTTATTGTGGAGCCCGGAACCTGGATCAGCAGGAGCTGGTCAAGCACTGCATGGATAACCACCGCAATGACCCCAACAAAGTG GTGTGCCCTGTCTGTTCAGCGATGCCCTGGGGGGACCCCAGCTACAAGAGCGCCAACTTCCTGCAGCATCTCCTACACAGGCACAAGTTCTCCTATGACACCTTTGTG GACTATAATATCGATGAAGAAGCAGCGTTGCAGGCTGCGTTGGCGCTCTCCCTCTCGGAGAACTGA
- the RNF166 gene encoding E3 ubiquitin-protein ligase RNF166 isoform X1, translating to MAAAMFRSLLVSAAQQRPQAPGPGGTPREQPPGGPAPDALEAQFSCPICLEVYHRAVCIAGCGHTFCGECLQPCLQVPSPLCPLCRMPFDPKKVEKASNVEKQLSSYKAPCRGCSKKVTLAKMRSHVSSCAKVQEQMANCPKFAPVVPTSQPIPSNIPNRSTFVCPYCGARNLDQQELVKHCMDNHRNDPNKVVCPVCSAMPWGDPSYKSANFLQHLLHRHKFSYDTFVDYNIDEEAALQAALALSLSEN from the exons ATGGCGGCCGCGATGTTCCGGAGCCTGTTGGTCTCCGCGGCCCAGCAGCGGCCTCAGGCCCCGGGTCCGGGCGGGACCCCGCGGGAGCAGCCGCCCGGCGGCCCCGCCCCTGACGCGCTGGAGGCGCAGTTCAGCTGCCCCATCTGCCTGGAGGTGTATCACCGGGCCGTGTGCATCGCGGGCTGCGGCCACAC ATTTTGCGGGGAATGTTTGCAACCATGTCTCCAAGTGCCATCTCCTCTTTGCCCACTCTGCCGCATGCCCTTTGACCCCAAAAAGGTGGAGAAGGCCTCCAATGTGGAGAAGCAGTTGTCCTCCTACAAGGCTCCTTGCAGAGGGTGCAGTAAGAAG GTGACCCTAGCGAAGATGAGATCCCACGTTTCATCCTGCGCTAAGGTTCAAGAGCAGATGGCCAACTGCCCAAAGTTCGCTCCTGTGGTCCCAACTTCCCAGCCCATTCCCAG CAATATTCCAAACCGTTCCACTTTTGTCTGCCCTTATTGTGGAGCCCGGAACCTGGATCAGCAGGAGCTGGTCAAGCACTGCATGGATAACCACCGCAATGACCCCAACAAAGTG GTGTGCCCTGTCTGTTCAGCGATGCCCTGGGGGGACCCCAGCTACAAGAGCGCCAACTTCCTGCAGCATCTCCTACACAGGCACAAGTTCTCCTATGACACCTTTGTG GACTATAATATCGATGAAGAAGCAGCGTTGCAGGCTGCGTTGGCGCTCTCCCTCTCGGAGAACTGA